TTGTTGAGCTTGAAAAAGACGGCTCTTAAAAACTGAGGCGCTATCACCCTTATGATAGGTAGCCAGCCAGACCCCAGACATGAGGACATGCATGGTATATCTGTTGGGATGCTACTCGTACCAGAAACCCTTGAGCTTCACATAGACGCTCATGGCTCCAGCCAGGCGACTCTAGCTAGGTCGCCGTAGAATATTTCAAATCAAATCAGCATGTGCCAGATTTGCAGGTCCCGCCTTCATTGGATCTTACTTACTCTCTGTTCATGAATGATTACGATGGTTATATCGATCTCGTCCTCAAAGCATCAAAACTAAGGACTTAGCTAGCTATCTGCTCTATTCATGTGcctttaattttgattttcatgGTTTATGTTATtttaggggttttttttttaaatgtactTTTACTAATCGAAAAAAATTGAGGACTTAACTTAATTTCACTCTCTTAAATATCTTCTCAAATTAGAAGATGGATTCAACAAAGTCCCACACGTCATGTGGCTAGGGCTACCTACCTAGATTGCTCATCGCTCAAAGCCTTGAGGTTTGGTTTCGTTTGGTAGACATACAATCATACATAATACATAAAAACAAGCTTGAGCTACAGTAATTTCATTGGCTAGAATAATTTCTGATTGATACAAGTCTCGAATTTTGCTAGTCATTGTTGGAAATGGAGACCCTGATTCATACAGTCATGCTTATATttgtttctgaaaagaaaaatataaattagttcaACGATCTCAAATGAAGTGTCGATCAATTCAGTGATCTCAAATCAAATCATACAGAGCAATTCAGTGATCTCAAATCAAATCATACAGAGCTTCTTTATAATATCATAACTAATTATATTCTTTTAGATCAATTTGTGGGTTTGAAGAATGAAGATGCTCAACAACTACAAGTCAACAAACAAATATATCTTATTTATAAGCTCAATCGAAGATGTGGatcgcaatttttttttttttaaatattagtTTACCAATATTAGAAACTAAATCAAGGGATTTGGATTTGCAATAGTGCTTTCCAAGTACAATTAGTTTGCgcttaatcatattattggccaCAATGCAACGTACTCCCCTCCAAGGCTACTCCAATTTCCGTTCAACTGTGGAGTAGTTTGTTATTATTCACAAATGTCGATCGCCTCAAATAATCCGAGGTATTAACAATCCTAACAAGAAAACTAAAGCATGCAAACTTTTACATCTTGCATGCAGAAAGAAAGAACCATAAATTTACATCCACCCAATTCCTAAAAATCGACTAGCGCCTCGATTAGTTCTCTGGCaccctccaatttttctttggaTTAAGTTGAATATTGATGGTCTTGCAAAGGATAATTCAGGACCTGCAGCTTGTGGTGGTGTGTTTCGTGACACCCATGGTCATTACATTGGCAGTTACTGTCAAGAATTGGGACACAAATTTACCTTCTACTCAGAGCTTATGGGTGTGATCATTGGGATTGAATATGCCTTCCAGCATGGTTGGCGATGTCTCTGGCTTGAATGTGATTCGACTAGCgtaattgcatgcatcaaatCCTCATCTTTTGTTCTACCTTGGCCGCTTCGAATTGTATGGCTTACTTGCTTAGCACGTATTAAAGCAATGACCTTTCATTGTTCTCATATTCTTCGGGAAGGAAATACAGTGGCTGATAGAATGGCAAACATGGGCTTACTTTCTCCATCCCTGATATGGCATGTTTCTCCTCCGCCTAATATATCTCCTTATCTTCGTATGGATGATCTGGGATTCCCTTACCTTCGCCATGTTTAATTCTCTTTCTTGCATAGGTTGGTGTTGGGCTTGTTTTAACATTGGCTACTATATTTTCTACATTCCTTATAATGCAAATGTTGGTCGCTATTACTTGGACATTGGTTTCATTACGAAGCTGGGTGCTGatgcatggcttctcttggcAGATAgtgcaatttttgttttttcttccatTGTTTTGCTTTGCAAGTTGTTTATAATTATTTGGAAGTTGGAAAAATTTGAGGTTCTGCTTCAATTTTTTCACTTCGTTTTGTCTTTCTTCTAGCTTTTGGGGTAAGGTTTATGTCCCCCCTTCTTTaggttgtattttctttttatattattaataaaataaaaataaggggacaggcggtgggttcccagagtgtggCAAACCCCTCTCCTTCGGGATAGAGGGTGAGACTTGTTCCCTACATCGTTTGCCTTTGAGaagctaatatcgcctaatcctttATTCATTAAAAAAGAATCATAAATTTATCTACCTTGATCATCTGGGACCCTTTCTCTCTTTAATATAAACtaataaaaagaagagagaagtaCAATACATTATATTTGGTGAGAAAATGCATTTGAGATATCTGTAGTTTGGAGAAAGCTCTCATCTTCAAACGTATAATTGTTAAAATACATCCTAAAATTAACAACTATTGTCAATATACATATACATTCTGAACTTGCAATTGCAAAAATTAACCCCCTAAACTTGGTGAAAACTGCTGATATGCATATTTAATTTAGGGGGTAATATGACTATTTTTAATCCATATATAAGGGTTAACTGAccatttaatttatatttatttatttgaatcataaaaataaaaaataaaaaagctttattttttagggctaaatattgtttagttcCCTGTGGTATACGCCAAACATCGATTAAGTCTatcttctcgtccaataggtccctccgtcgggattccgtcaatttcagacaTTAAGTGGGGCTCACATGGAAGTGAAATTTCCAAAATGACTCTGGCTCTTTAATAATTAATTCCctcccaattctctctctctctctctctctctctattctgtAAACTTCGAGTTCTCAGAGCTGCAAGCATTCAAAATTGGATTCGTCATAATcgcaaattttaaatttcatcaACAAAGTGAATTCCACACCTGTAAACGAACCAAACAAGTCCAAACAAACAAGCTGCACAACCGTATGAACCACACCTGCAAACGCGTCCTCCCAATCCCTGGCGACGGAATCACCTGCGCTGGAAGCTTGGACAACTGAATCCCTGGCGACGGAATCACCTGCGCTGGAAGCTTGGACAACTAAATCACCGGTGACGGAAGCTTATCGCACCGCACATGTACACCCTCAAATCTAAACTCCATCCCTCTTTCACACACCACATCGCCGCAACttcatcaaaaatcaaaaacagaaaaccaattCAAATGCAACTCCAATCTCACAATCGCATTGCCAAATCCACCCACATTCGCCAAAGCCCAAATTCAGAAACAGAACAAAGAATCGAACTTTGAAAGCCCAAATtcagaaacagaagaaagaagcaAACTTTGACAGAAGATCGGTGGGGAAATTGAGCTCTCCTTTATCCTCCAGCAACGACATCACCTCAGGCATCAATTTCAACAGCGACCCCTTCTCCTCAGCCAACAAACCATCAACAAATTACTCGCCGTAATCAGAATAAGCTTTCAAGAATTCAAGACCTAGTCGGTGGCAACTGGGAAGTGTTTGGGGATGTCACGGCCctaatttttaacacaaataaaaatcgatatataatctcataattatacatgcgtgatcgttcagtcatcaagACCAAATaccaaatacctggaaactttttccctttaaactacatgcatattgatgccctgaacccactatgtcaatattgacccgctctaTAGAGTCTTAtatacataagcttacgaattaaattgtcaacaacaaaataaaacgtaaatgcttctCAGAGCTTACTATAATGGAAGTCTAAATAATGGTAAAGTcataaaaatggcttcctaccataaaACTTCAAAGGCGATATCGATCTCAGCTTCAACCCCGATTATCCTaccctgcaagattaacccctacaccgtttgaatggtgcaccgggttgccactcAACAAACCTGATAAGTTTTTGCAAGCCGGTATGAGTAACTCAAGATAATCAATATAACTTACACAGGAAATatggaaaacaactcacactttgattccttaaaaacacgcaacatagaaaacaactcattcATTGGTTTCTATCAAAGcgtaacatagaaagcaactcacaccttgaattctatcaaatcgtACCAtcgaaagcaactcactccttgatttctatcaaatcgttaataaggaaaataacttgcaccttgtccccttcaaaaccgttaataaggaagcaactcacaccttgttccctaaaaacacgtaatcTCATGAGTTATATATAACCTTaccccgttaccccatgaatcacaaatggcagacaaactagagctctaactgaatttgtaaccactcgtccggccaaagacgtgagtACTTGATATTCTgtccaaggtcatagaccttcattcCTCGAACTTCTCAGTACCTcggaataaaacattaaaaaagtcgcacatgactcaaaatgttacacaaatctcaacgcttttcaaaacaaatcgaataagcaattccacaatcatttgttttccgaaaatccataacacaaaacaataaaaagcatcattcatgcatattgttttcataaatcaacaaaatccaacaaaagtttaaaacatatatatttcacgtaaatatatatatatatatatatatatatatatatgtgtgtagtcatccgctcaggaatgcctactaataccaactatagtttgtagttaataaataactctcaaaacaataagggtattccgttcgtaaatgaaccatgtgagattactcacctcgaaattctcACTGcatcttcaatatagaacagagcagccaatccacaaaataaccgtccaaaaatacttcgtcaagtacctaaggaagtacagccttgattcaatcaacgaatcacaattaaataaagttcgaatccccaaatcgaactaAAATCTCAAAGTatcgccaattgaggcgaaactacttctgagacctcccaaagtctcaggaatacttccacgatcgatatgtccaaaccacaagtcgatcggaagctcggatcctcacggattgaataaatcaaccggtatgaaaccgtaaaaatcataacaaattcatacgaacttcaaaaattgcatattatatatcgaaacactcgtatcgatgagtagaagatatataataccagaaacagtcccttacatggccagAACGCCTCTAGAATGCCtccacagacggtggcgcacaGCCAcctgccaaaactcaatattttacAAAACTTCTAACATAAAAAATGTTCATCTCAGCATGCTTATCAATTTTCacaactagcacgaagtcagaaaCTAAGCGTAAAGGGTCGAAAAATACCTCGCAAGCcatggattactgttcaatccgagttgaaccaagtttcacgtgaatcgatccaaacaaccactacAGATCAATCCAGGAGGTTGTTGCGAGCTTCCCAAGCCTGATTTGAAGTttcgccgacgtcggagatcggagaactgATCGGGTTCGAATGCACAGATTTTCATCGCCTTCTATCGCCGCCACCGTCGAGAATTGCAGCTAGAGGATGCCAGAGGGATGACCGGAGCAAGGAGGAGAtctgatctggagagtttcactGCCGGAGACCACCGGAGCtcaccggaaaagtcgggtTGGGTCTGGTCGGGTAGGGTCAGACGGATATCTTCAATACTGAAGGTGtagccgagagagaagaaagctttccggaaaaggaaaatggaattaTTACAGAATTTTCggattttctctatttatactaaaatggaaactttttccgaaagacataacttcctcatacgaacttcgATTGACGAGTTctgcatgtccacaaactcgtatcgacctgctctacaacttttgtgaaggaagttttccgagaatcccaacgtataaaaagtcaaacttcgcaCGACCCCCTAAaatgtgaaattcgaataattatacgtacgaaaaccattccactttaCATACAACTTACAAATAAAGCACAATagcaattattcgtacaactgatccattattaattaccaaaattaaataacgaaaatccaggtcatcacagggGATATACGAGAGAAGCTCGTGGGTTGAGGATTGAGAGGAGAACATTAAGCACATGCGAGACTGAAGTCTCTGATCGAAACGGGAAGCTGAGCTCCGTCGTTGTTAGAAGACAGAGAAGAAATTGTTTTTGCAGAAgtggagagaggaagaagaaagagaagggcaTAACTGACAATGAAGAGTcagggtcattttgggaatttcacttcTGTGTGGGCCCCACTTAATGTCTGAAATTGACTAGAATCCTGACGGAATGACCTATTAGAAGAGAATATGATATTGTggaggtgtttttgatgaaattgaaagttgaaagACTGAAACGATGTTGGACCTATACCACAGggaactaaacagtatttagtttttttttattattcaaagaaataaatataaaatgatCATATTACCTCTCATATTTGGATTAAAAATGTTGagttcgattttttttttttggacaaggGAATCAATTAAGCTGCCCCAAAGCTAGCCAAATGGGTTGATAAAAAAAACACTTAACGAGTCTGTTGGACAGTCCCAAACAGACAGGAACTAGAAAGGAAATTAATCCTCCTGGGCTCCAAAAGAGCCAGTATCGGGAAATTAATCCttaaaacaataaaaactaAAGCATAAAGCCATAGACCCAATAAGAGGCCTAGCCCACTACTGAAACCCTAGCAATTGCCGTCCAAACCGCTCTGCCAACCACGACCCTTCGCCGAAGTAGGTAAACAGAACAACCATAAATTTGGTAATGATGAACTGATGCCATTCAACTCCCAATTCACAAATCAAAAGAGAACCAACAACCAAAGGGATAAGATCCCTCACAACAACATCATTTCCTCAACCATCAGAACCAGGAAGAAGCCACGGTTGTCGAACAGGAACAGAGATCCAAAGCATCGATCCAGACCAAGAACAAGCCATGCGTTTGTCGAGTTTGACTTAGGAGTTGTAAATCGACAGTTTTTGCTAAGTTTAGAGGGTTAATTTTCACAATTACAAATTGACGGAGTAAATTGACAATTATTATCACATTTACGGTATATTTTAACAACTATGCAATATATTAAAGCCAATAATATTCATGATTCACGTGAGAAGTTGGTGACAGTTAGTCAAAACTAATTAAGAGAAGTTAGAACACGTACATTGTTTATGTTATTGTTATGTCACCTTCGAGAACCCCAGCTTCACAGATCGAGAAAGGCAACAGACCGGAGAATTAAACATGCATGTGCAATAATGATCGAATACGTACTATAATGGAGACCAATTATCGACTTAATTGGGATCCTCAAACTCAAAACCCTGAATCTTCACACAGACTAACATGGCTTTGGGAGCACTCTCTGCAGCGCATATAGTATGTTCAAAGGTGCCAGATTTGGGAGAGTCTGAGGCGGTCCTTCCTCGATTGGATCTTACATAAATTCCAAGCTTCAGTTGTTCAAACAAACATGTACATGGGGTTGATTGATTATGATGGatctcaaaccaaaaaaaaaaaaacaaaaaatagggACACATCTCTTTAAATTAATCTCGCAACAAAGCTGTGAGCCTGGGAACATCAAGATCCTTCTTCGAGTATTTGTTTGTCCCCTTGTGACAACCATTTCCTTCACTTTCAAGATTACTTTTGAGTTTTTACTATATTATCGAGttaattaaagaaattatatataAGTACTCATGAACAAAGTCTCATATAAGTCACAATAATTGCCACAATTGTTACAAGTCAAAACCTCATCTTCACCCTAATTAGTGTTAGTGGCTATACTGATTCCTTTCATCTTTGTCTAATTAGTTTTAGTGGCTATACTGATTCCTTTTATCTTTGTCTGTAGGTGATAATTTGGTATACTAATTTCATATTTTAGAGCGATCTCTAACAATTTTTCTACACgatatttttatcaaaagtATGAAGGTTTTTCCACTCTAGTTAATGGTTTCTCCTATTCATATACCAAAAAATGAGAGCATAAGTAAAGTCAATAGCTAATATAATTATGACatgtaattaattatttttttaatgcgCAATTGCAATTAATAACTAATTTTGTATTATTAatcatcaaaaataaaataatttatcAAATATAGCCAATTTTAATTAATATTGTTGGAGCTAGCAGCAAatattttttaactttaaaaagaaAGAGAACTTTAGATAAAATTATTGGAGATGTCTTCTTAGTCAGTCCCTTTGGGCTCAATTAGTAAGAATGTAAGATTAATATTTTATATCTCTAAATGATGAAAGTTCCTTTTGGCCAACCAAGAACTACACTTCTATAAGATAGTAAGATAGATACTACCATACGTGATACGATTATTACATTGCGTCTATCTAAGGTTATCTATCATCTCTTTGCATGATCTTTTTCAAACTTATAATTTGTTGCTTGCTGGACTCTCACACTAGATAAAAACAAGCATTAGTACCTACCGTAGTTGCAGTTATTTCATCAGCTGTTTATATATGGATTTACATCTGGATGATGGAGACTACTTAATCAAGGAGCACAAATTGCATGGATGCGTAATTACCTAGAACGTTGCCTCTACCTAATTAATCACTATCAAGTTATCTGCCTCTGCAATCTATGCATGAACATATCATACCTCCACCTGATGTATATAAACTGGTGCCCCCTGATCATCATATCTCCACTAGTTATATATCTACCTCATCACACCTCTGCAATCTTTGATATTAATTAATTAGAAGGATCAATTTGTGGGTTTCAGAGGAAAGAACATGCTCTACAACTACAAATAACAAACATTTCTTAACTATCGATCAGCTCGATCGAACGTGGTTTGATcagtttttttcttattttaataCTACAAGTTTCTTGTCGAAGATTATTCAATAATTTATTAGAAGCTGAGTCgtgggatttggatttggatttgcaTTAGTGCTGGTCAATTAAGTAGTGCTGGTCAATTAAGTGGAATTGGTTTATGCTTATAACATTTGCTTATTTAAACTAGAAATTGACTACACCCGATGTGCCGATGTTCCGATGGGTGTGGGAGTAGTGGGTAGTTATGTTTAGAGTGGGTAGTTTTACgaaatatttttaattagttttttattttttttattatgtatTGACACTGTTGTCCCGGTCCTCCCGGATGAATAAGATGTTATTCATGATATTTTAATCTTTGAGGGttgaaaaggtgaaaaaaaaaatcagttttggctaacaaagcatTTTTTCtcaataatagtatagatttgtCCTTATCACGAAGATGACTAGTTTAGGTTAAAAACACAACCCTTTGTTTCTTTGGCTAAATAAAAGCTCGTATGCCCTGTTGGTAGACTACGAATTAGAAAACAATCGTGTCTAAATAAGTTTCATTCCAAATCAGTTTATTTACTATATAATAAGTGAGAGCTATGATACGAGATCATTCGAATTGGTTATCGATCAGATCTGAAAACGTAAACCTACTTTCAGTTGTGGCCAGCCACTTATATCCATGTGTTCACTATATAAATACAGAGAAACACAGCAAGGTTTGTTGCACATGACACGGACATAATCTggccaaacaaattaaaataaatgaacTTGATCTTTCCATATCTGAAAAGTTGCGTATCTTTCCTGTTCGAgacttctaagttctaacacTTGTTTTTGTTAAGGTCTACAAATAGATACAGCATATCCCATGTTATATATCATcatgatgttgcaatcaccaacatATTTTTCAAAATAGCTGCTAGGTTGGAGCGGATTTAACTCGATATAAAATCTATTCCTTATCTAATAAACATGGATACAAAAAGTAATGGAATGATCAACATGACATTGTAGATGGCACTGTAATTTTATTTCATTCATTCACCAAATATGGCTCTGAATGCATCTCCTCCATCCAAAACTTTCCATTGAAGAAAAAATTTCTAGACGTATTTTATGTGCGCAGACATTGATTCTTCTTAAGTCTGCTTTTCTATCGAATTCGACAAGGAATGCCCTCGTACaaatctgaagttctgaacaaTGATATAAGGTTCTCAactgaatttgaaattcaagCTATCCGTCTAACATGGGAGTTGGTTTTAAACCATACCGCGGACTCTAGAATTGTATACCGCTCAAAATTTTAAGCTGCAACCCGCCTTTCAGCCTGCTTAAGAGACACTATAAAACAGTCATTGATATAGCAGCGGAACGAAGCTTCACGCCGTCCTCATCCCACTTGGACTGTGGGGCTGTTGCTCCAGCAATGTATGTCTACAACAGAAATAGGGAAAAAGGGTTAACTTGATGAAACAGAAATAGACAAAGTCATAAAATCGAATTGTCACATGTCAATATTCAAGTTTAAAGGTGAGATTTTGAAGTATGACTTGGCTGCTTCAGCACAGGATACTCAATAAAGATTCATTGTGAATCTAAGTCTGCTATATATTTGCTCATCACAGACTattgagaaaaataaaatattatcaTTTCAAAGTTCTTGGCAAGTAATAAGTGTTTTGAGAGTGTAATAACGAACCCTTCCGCTGCTAACAGCAGCTACTAGTGCTGCATGTTGTCCTTCTCTACCAAACTCGTAGAAATAATAGGTCCTGTAACATACCAAAACATCGGAGTAGCACACATCAGTATAGATATGGCAAATACAACTTGTAAAAGGTGCCCAAAAGAGGCATACTATTACACGGAGTGTGCATTTGTGGGATTTAAAACGACGTAGGGAATGAAGGAATGAAGGCAGTTtgattgataaaataaaaggcATGGCTTCTTTATTGGGAGAGAATGAGATTGAACTCACCTAaaaccttcttcttcctttattttcaGTGTTCGGGCAGAGTATAAAGTTGACCCAACTGTCATTGATTTAAGATCAAGAATCAATAACAGATATAGCTGAAGGAGGATAAGGAAAGAAGCAAAGTAGAGGCCTCTGTTCCCAGAAACTAGTTGAAAGGGCAAAGGAAGTGTAATTTTATATAATGCTTCTAGCAAGATTAATTTCTACTTTTACAGAAtcagagaaattgagaaaacaGAAACCACTCATTACATGGAACGAAGATTTTTGCCACCTCCTTCAAGGAGCCTAAATCTGTTATGTCTTTGGCCTGTCAAAGTTAGTATATATTAGATAAATTGTCATCGTACTTTCAAGCAATTTAGAAACAGTACAAATTTCTGATTGCATAATGCAAGATAAATGCTTCAAAGCTGATCAGTCATTGACAATGTAGTGACTTCACTCCAAGATAATACATATTGCAAAGTTTATATTTCAAGAAGCCAACATCTGTTGAATATTACAGCAGAGAAGCTAACTctaaaaaccaaagaaaagaaaaactgccTACCAAATCCATAGAACAGAACAACAGAAGCTCAACACCTCCCGATTAATCATTTTCCTAACAGAAAGAACAGTAAAAGACGTAACTGTCCAACAGTAATTCCCTGAATAAGGCCAGCCACCAACTTAACCAGCATAGTTTCCACAAAACAAGGAATTCAGAAGAAAGagcaagaagagagaaaaagcaTAATCACCACCAAATTAAAGCAGTATGATTGTTaagtcacacacacacacacacaattgaACACAAAAAAACATGAGCAACTACTGATTTCCCCCAACATGTTATAAAGTGTATCAGTCACTATGACATTGACTCCTCAATAGCTGGTAGCTTGGTATATACAGCATCCAATGACTCTAGGAAAATAAATTACCAGTCATCACTACAGAGTGTTACCGTGAATTACATGTTCTCACCACTGAGGTAGTCTACTAATAATATCATTAGTTCACTACTGTATAATATGTATAATTGAGTTCATCACAAATAATATCAAAAGATAATGACTGTCACTACAAACCTCTAAAAAGGTGATCTTGAACTGATTGGAAGGTTTAATAACAACATTCACTACCTCAGATCTGCATCAGTCAATAACAAGGAGAAAAATCAACCGACAATGACATAGAGTGCCAATCGCATAATCACAAACGGTACTTAACAACCAAAGAAGCATTCTAAACAGTTGGTTGAAAAAGAATTAAAGATGTAAACTGAGACCATATTGAGATAAAGGGCATACCCATCAGAAGATGCAAAACGTGCCGAAAAGATCTTGGGCTTTGCCTTATCTCCATAAAGGGACAATCCAGCATTGTAATCCTACAGTTCAAACAAACAGTGCAGCCAATTAAAGTGTGTATAAATGCTATGATATAAGTTATTTaccaaattctagcattctctcaAGCAAAAACTGAacttgaagaaacaaaaatgaaTTCTGGAGTATCTATATCTGAACCTTCTGATGTCAGAAACTAGTGTTTTTACAAATAGAAAGTTCCTAACTTTTTCAACATAATCATCTTACTGAGGTCCAACAGTCAAGAGCAAAAAATACCCCAAAAGTAACCCCAAAAGTAACCAAGTAGGTCAACAATGAGAACAAGGCTTTACATTTACCATTAAAAGGCAGTAAAGTTACCAATAAGAAACCTACAGAGAAATGAAGCATCTATGTATATCCCACAATCATAATTAACAATGAAGGATGAAACCCCTCTACAACTAATGCAATACCCAACCAATTCTTTgacaataaaaaacaataaaactgaTACAAGAGTGAGCTATTAGAATTTATATGTTCATCAAGGTTACCTCAGGCTCCATAATGTCCTCAAAC
Above is a genomic segment from Rosa chinensis cultivar Old Blush chromosome 3, RchiOBHm-V2, whole genome shotgun sequence containing:
- the LOC112193020 gene encoding uncharacterized protein LOC112193020 isoform X2, which gives rise to MAILLLSLPPNPLNPKPKIANPTTPKLTSKLTITNNTPISKRDLILKTTSIFLISLIPQQYPTAHSSTEEASPPPKSILSGIANTKSWFQFYGDGFSIRVPPQFEDIMEPEDYNAGLSLYGDKAKPKIFSARFASSDGSEAKDITDLGSLKEVAKIFVPFGSTLYSARTLKIKEEEGFRTYYFYEFGREGQHAALVAAVSSGRTYIAGATAPQSKWDEDGVKLRSAAISMTVL
- the LOC112193020 gene encoding uncharacterized protein LOC112193020 isoform X1, translated to MAILLLSLPPNPLNPKPKIANPTTPKLTSKLTITNNTPISKRDLILKTTSIFLISLIPQQYPTAHSSTEEASPPPKSILSGIANTKSWFQFYGDGFSIRVPPQFEDIMEPEDYNAGLSLYGDKAKPKIFSARFASSDGSEVVNVVIKPSNQFKITFLEAKDITDLGSLKEVAKIFVPFGSTLYSARTLKIKEEEGFRTYYFYEFGREGQHAALVAAVSSGRTYIAGATAPQSKWDEDGVKLRSAAISMTVL